The following coding sequences are from one Kogia breviceps isolate mKogBre1 chromosome X, mKogBre1 haplotype 1, whole genome shotgun sequence window:
- the LOC136793386 gene encoding uncharacterized protein produces MTRGGGKVRQPAGRPGSPGTSPPPAPPGPQSPGLGSSRPPTSKQSGRAPAPQSIRPQAAGRAGPPAAGLTPGALRAGSGPGGRGRQDGAPEGTAATVMALNSCPSVAAAEPRRAPPPPPPPRRPPGAAPAGRGTTGHFTSAHTRSRPQGAGDAGGHRGEEPERPGSQRGWAGTLRSVAPVSTPRGRHSRCPANATPPSPLSPRPASAAPTFAQLGRRSFPAPHSGPATCLASRVGVVTAPRTARFLLSPPSHLPPNLLPTPAPRPPPRHGIRRGRPQCLSSRPRPSPSRPVRPQHWAGGWAAAAAAAEAAAAAAEAARSTIVFLTLCAPTLRLFPFLPPPVPPPPALHSHTPPRSQPLSALALPDWLPAVRPPRALLAGWAPSLPPRASRLRPLSAPAPAAPGSRWVPLCSCWARCCQEEPQRL; encoded by the coding sequence ATGacgcgagggggagggaaagttCGCCAGCCCGCGGGGCGCCCGGGCTCACCGGGGACCTCGCCGCCGCCCGCACCGCCCGGCCCCCAGTCTCCGGGACTCGGTTCTTCCCGCCCCCCAACATCGAAACAGTCAGGGCGCGCCCCCGCTCCCCAGAGCATCCGGCCCCAGGCGGCCGGCAGAGCAGGTCCTCCCGCCGCGGGTCTGACCCCGGGAGCCCTGAGAGCAGGCAGTGgaccgggagggagggggcgccaGGATGGGGCACCGGAGGGAACGGCTGCAACAGTTATGGCGCTCAATTCCTGCCCGAGTGTAGCCGCAGCCGAGCCCCGCCGGGCgcccccaccacccccgcccccgcgccgGCCACCCGGCGCTGCGCCGGCCGGCCGAGGGACCACCGGGCACTTTACCTCAGCCCACACACGCTCTCGGCCCCAAGGCGCTGGAGACGCCGGAGGCCACCGCGGTGAGGAGCCGGAGCGACCCGGATCGCAGCGAGGCTGGGCCGGGACGTTGCGCTCCGTGGCGCCCGTTTCCACTCCCCGAGGCCGCCACTCCCGCTGCCCAGCCAACGCGACGCCCCCTAGCCCGCTCTCCCCGCGTCCAGCCTCAGCGGCGCCTACCTTCGCACAGCTCGGTCGCCGCTCCTTCCCGGCTCCACACTCGGGCCCGGCAACGTGCCTGGCGAGTCGGGTAGGGGTGGTTACCGCCCCCCGAACCGCTCgctttcttctctcccctccctcgcACCTGCCCCCtaatctcctccccacccccgccccccgccccccgccccgccacggGATCCGCCGGGGCCGCCCCCAGTGCCTCAGCTCCCGCCCTCGGCCCTCGCCCTCCCGGCCCGTCAGGCCTCAGCACTGGGCAGGCGGTTgggcggcggcggctgcagcggcggaggcggcggcggcggcggctgaaGCGGCGCGGAGCACTATTGTATTCCTGACACTGTGCGCTCCCACGCTCcgcctcttccccttccttcctccccccgtccccccaccccccgcgctccactcacacacacccccccGCAGCCAACCGCTGTCCGCGCTCGCCCTACCCGACTGGCTCCCCGCCGTCCGCCCGCCGCGCGCTCTTCTGGCGGGCTGGGCGCCGTCGCTACCGCCGCGCGCCTCGAGGCTCCGCCCACTTAGTGCTCCCGCACCCGCGGCGCCGGGCTCCAGGTGGGTTCCTCTCTGCTCCTGCTGGGCGCGCTGCTGTCAGGAGGAGCCTCAGCGCCTCTAA